The nucleotide window CTGAACCGTCACCAGCCACCGGGTTTACATCATTGAGACGTGTGACAAATTCAACCTTCCTGCCACTCTTCTGCAACTGGTCTTTCCAGACCGGCTTGGTGATTGTCAGCACGTCGCTGATCAAATCTCTGAGATTCAGGGGCACGAATTCCCTGGTGCGTCTGGTGCGACTGAACTCTTGAATGCGCTTCACAGTGGCTGCCCCGTCTCGGGCAGCCATTTCCACAGCCTTCAACTTCTCCCTCTGTTCGGGAGCGCTGATATCGGCAAGAAGCAGTTGAGTGTAGCCAATGATGGCAGCCAGACTATTATTGAAATCATGGGCTACGCCAGAAGCCATCTGGCCGAGCGCTCTCAGTTTTTCGGTCTGGGCCATACGGGATTTGGTCTGCTGCAGTTTCTTGTGGGTCCTCTCCAGGTACTCTGTCCGCTGCCTCACCTTTTCTTCCAGCTCACTATTGATTTCTTGCAGCTCCTTGTACATCCGGGCATGGTCGAGCTGTACAGCGATCTGGTTGGCCACGATGATCATGCCGTGCAGATCTCTCCCCTGAAAGGAATTCTTCTCTTTGCAGCTCAGATTGAGAACCCCAACTGTTTCACCTCGTACCAGCAGAGGCAGACAGAGAAGAGAACCGATCTCCACGCTCTGGCGCGGATCTGTCAAGAATCTTTCATCTTTTTCCACATCGTTTATGAGAATGGGGGTTGCTTCCTCCAGTACTTTGCCAGCTACTCCTTCACCCTTCTTGAGAGACACGGTGGCAAAGTGGTTGCCCTTATCATGAGAGTCCGCATTGCTGCTGTCCACTCCTCTGGCCACTTTTAGCTTGAGTTCTCTTTTCTCCGGGTCGAAAAGCATTATGGAGGCATTGTCTACTGGCAGTTCATCCAGGAGGATGTCGAGGACAGCGCCACAGGTCTTCTCTACATCTTCGTCCAGCGCCACAGAGTCAGTGAGCCTCCGGGCTACAGAAAGTTCTCGCAAGCGCTGGAGTTGGATGCGACCACTATCATGCAATACTGCCCGGACTGCCTTGAGGTCTACCCTGGTCTGGTGCTGGGATGGCTTGTCTTCCAACATTTCTTGTCCGCTTGCATCTTCTGCAGATGGGCTAACCAAAGAAATGACTCCCGCGGATCTGCCGCGGTGCCAGCTAACGAATAACCATCTAACCTCATTCCTCCTAGGAAATTAGTGAAAACACTTCCTTTATTGCTGTCTGCTGTCGGCGAACAGCCCCGCACATCTCGGCCAGCTCTTCACTGTCTAGCTGCAGGACCGCCATGGCCTCCTTGCTGCCTCCATCAAATGGCCAGATGTTTTCTTCTCCTGCCGTCGCTTGATGGGCCAGTTTGTTGGCCAGATATACGGTGGCCACTCCTTTCGGACGAACCACAGAAGCGGCAAAAGGGGAATGATGCTGGGCAATGAGTTCCATGAGCTCTGCGGGGAAATGCCATCTCTCGGCCAGCCAGCCTCCTACTTGGCCGTGGTGAAGCTGATACGCCTCCTTCTCTGCTTCGTGGTCTGCCTGCCCTCTGCTTCTGGCTTCCTGGACCACAGTGAAATATGCGTCTCCCAGTATAGAGTGTAGGGCGAGCTTGCCAATGTCATGGAGGAGCGCCCCAATGTAGACCTTTTCAGGGTGTATTTCTTGACCCCGATCACCCAAAAGCCTGACGGCAGCAGCACTGGTGAGAACATGAATCCAGAAATCCTCCAGCACCTCCGCTGGCACCACAGAAGAAAAACTGTCATATACAGAGATTGTCAGACTAGCACTGCGCACCTCATTGAAGCCTACCACGATTACCGCCTGCTCAATGGTGGCTACATTACGGAAGCGTCCATAATAGGCTGAGTTCGCCATTTTCAAGATCTTCGAACACAAGGCTTGATCCTTGGCAATAATGTCAGCGAGATCTTTTACTGTGGAGTCTTCGTCTTCAATCGTATTAAGAATCATGGTAAATGAGTGCGGCAGGGTGGGAACTTCCTCGAGACGACGTATTTTCTCTCTGATTTCTTTGGCATTACTCATATGACAAGCCTTATCTTTATTGAAATCTGTGGCTCACAAATTCAGGAAAGAGATCACCATACCATAATCCGGGATGTTACAAGAGTTTTATCGGCAAAAAGCGGAAAAATCTTAAATAAATACGAGATAGGCTGCTTCAGGAAAAGCTGCAAAAAGGTACGGCCAGGAAAAAAAGGAACATCAAATGAGTTGACCGCTGCATACTTTATTTTTACTGAGTAACTGCAAGGGCAGGAAGATGATCAGGGGATTGACTTCTGTTGCCAATTGAC belongs to Deltaproteobacteria bacterium and includes:
- a CDS encoding response regulator, whose protein sequence is MLEDKPSQHQTRVDLKAVRAVLHDSGRIQLQRLRELSVARRLTDSVALDEDVEKTCGAVLDILLDELPVDNASIMLFDPEKRELKLKVARGVDSSNADSHDKGNHFATVSLKKGEGVAGKVLEEATPILINDVEKDERFLTDPRQSVEIGSLLCLPLLVRGETVGVLNLSCKEKNSFQGRDLHGMIIVANQIAVQLDHARMYKELQEINSELEEKVRQRTEYLERTHKKLQQTKSRMAQTEKLRALGQMASGVAHDFNNSLAAIIGYTQLLLADISAPEQREKLKAVEMAARDGAATVKRIQEFSRTRRTREFVPLNLRDLISDVLTITKPVWKDQLQKSGRKVEFVTRLNDVNPVAGDGSELREAFTNIILNALDAMPSGGRITVSTWTTESRGFVRIEDSGTGMSSETVDRIFDPFFTSKGPGNSGLGLSVAYGIIRRHEGEIAVESELGKGTTFTIRLPLSQESAADKEKKGDSQGMQKARILLIDDDNLVRDVLATMIEQLGHEVVSVAGGREGLAELEKQSFDAVLTDLGMPDLSGWEVAAAIKRRTPSIPVVLITGWGNELNENEMKEKGVDLLLCKPFELTKVQSIVVDALQLRQGLRENHKAQ
- a CDS encoding HDOD domain-containing protein, with amino-acid sequence MSNAKEIREKIRRLEEVPTLPHSFTMILNTIEDEDSTVKDLADIIAKDQALCSKILKMANSAYYGRFRNVATIEQAVIVVGFNEVRSASLTISVYDSFSSVVPAEVLEDFWIHVLTSAAAVRLLGDRGQEIHPEKVYIGALLHDIGKLALHSILGDAYFTVVQEARSRGQADHEAEKEAYQLHHGQVGGWLAERWHFPAELMELIAQHHSPFAASVVRPKGVATVYLANKLAHQATAGEENIWPFDGGSKEAMAVLQLDSEELAEMCGAVRRQQTAIKEVFSLIS